The Penicillium oxalicum strain HP7-1 chromosome IV, whole genome shotgun sequence genome contains a region encoding:
- a CDS encoding Thioredoxin, producing MGVTQITTDKEWKELVEKSQEPVVVDFFATWCGPCKAIAPVVEKMSENAPSVKFYKVDVDQLAEVAQENGISAMPTFVFFKDGKKVDEFTVRGAQRDLIQKRVNEISA from the exons ATGGGTGTTACTCAGATCACCAC TGACAAGGAATGGAAGGAGCTCGTGGAGAAGAGCCAAGAGCCTGTCGTTGTCGACTTCTTCGCCACCTGGTGTGGTCCTTGCAAGGCCATCGCTCCCGTCGTTGAGAAGATGAGCGAGAACGCCCCCTCTGTCAAATTCTACAAGGTCGATGTCGACCAACTTGCCGAAGTCGCCCAGGAAAACGGCATCTCCGCGATGCCCACTTTTGTATTCTTCAAGGATGGCAAGAAGGTGGACGAGTTCACAGTTCGCGGCGCCCAGCGTGATTTGATCCAGAAGCGTGTCAACGAGATCTCCGCCTAG
- a CDS encoding Translation initiation factor eIF-2B subunit alpha has protein sequence MATTKESAAAADSNAFDIVATYNELLRSDPDLTMPIAAIEALVHVLTHCPSSTISETLDLLEKSTAHLKRSIPNPIGLSAGTDLFQRYLITTLQRPGQLGPAGDFKAIRTHLLSNGRLFIRRAKESRQKIAAFGRGFIRDGCTVLTNGGSRAVASLLQKAADEEGGPSAVRFRVIYVLSSISQNIEEPSGEPEGMETVRALRAKGVPVATIPESAVAYALGKTDMVIVGAEGVVENGGIVSRMGTYQIGLLAKAIGKPFYVVAESHKFVRLFPLGQYDLPIEQHVVDFKSADDIAEEKKRQQQTPNVGHSDKPVELPLCDSVDFTPPHLISALITDSGVLTPSAVSEELIKIWF, from the exons ATGGCGACGACTAAAGAGAGTGCGGCTGCGGCCGACTCAAATGCGTTTGA CATCGTTGCGACATACAATGAGCTGCTTCGCTCTGATCCCGACCTCACGATGCCCATTGCTGCTATCGAGGCGCTGGTACACGTCCTCACCCACTGCCCTTCTTCGACAATTTCCGAAACTCTTGACCTCTTAGAAAAGTCAACCGCTCATCTGAAACGATCCATTCCCAACCCCATCGGTCTTTCGGCCGGCACCGATCTTTTCCAGCGCTATCTCATCACTACATTACAACGACCCGGTCAGCTAGGACCGGCGGGTGACTTCAAGGCCATTCGTACACACTTGCTATCCAACGGCCGTCTGTTCATTCGTCGCGCCAAAGAGAGCCGGCAGAAGATTGCTGCGTTTGGCCGGGGCTTCATTCGGGATGGCTGCACAGTTCTCACTAATGGAGGCTCCCGAGCCGTAGCTTCTTTACTGCAAAAGGCTGCCGACGAGGAGGGTGGCCCATCTGCGGTTCGATTCCGAGTCATATACGTCCTGTCTTCAATAAGCCAGAACATCGAGGAGCCCTCTGGAGAGCCGGAAGGAATGGAGACGGTTCGCGCGTTGCGAGCCAAGGGTGTCCCAGTCGCGACGATCCCCGAGTCGGCGGTGGCGTATGCGCTCGGAAAAACGGACATGGTCATTGTCGGTGCGGAAGGTGTGGTGGAAAATGGTGGCATTGTGTCCCGGATGGGCACTTATCAGATTGGTCTGCTCGCAAAGGCCATCGGCAAGCCGTTCTATGTGGTGGCCGAAAGTCACAAGTTTGTTCGTCTCTTCCCCCTGGGCCAGTACGATCTGCCCATTGAGCAACATGTGGTGGACTTTAAGTCTGCGGATGATatcgccgaggagaagaagcgacaACAACAAACGCCCAATGTTGGACATTCCGACAAGCCTGTTGAGCTGCCACTGTGCGACTCGGTCGACTTCACGCCACCCCACCTTATCTCCGCACTGATTACCGACAGCGGTGTCTTGACGCCGAGTGCTGTTAGTGAAGAACTCATCAAAATCTGGTTCTGA
- a CDS encoding putative kinetochore protein nuf2, with product MAYNSRMSMAGSQQHNNRSRKKEDDNDALMRLPDKEIAGCINDIGIPFTAADLLKPNAQQIQMVFEWFAELLMNITRETVEPAMHAAAEDICGDYPDIIPNDTRNLMGFFVSIRTLLAECGVNDFTFTDLTRPTHDRLVKIFSYLINFVRFRESQTPVIDEHFNKTEKTKTRIEQLLAENQEMQQRLAEMRRDQQANEIQVREKVARNDALKARLRELGAEQSRVAETLDRVKGDRARRQQQLEEKMERTVRARQEAEKLRPYVLESPVTLQTSLTELAENLMREKAQIDAMERRARALQTSSDTFTVVSNDVQACVKLLEDISNELQKEEEEEARAARNKDAISDKGNTVREVEQTEKLLQRQLARWQERIEALRKSAQEKAEAAQVRMEELRIVQKQLREERAEKQRDMERRRIRIEQTEKKMVDLKENIEGEIQAAHDQYLKLESHIKLYITEMEKSL from the exons ATGGCTTACAACTCTCGAATGAGTATGGCTGGCTCTCAACAGCACAATAATCGGTCCCGCAAAAAGGAAGATGACAATGACGCATTGATGCGCCTG CCAGATAAGGAAATCGCAGGATGTATCAACGACATTGGAATCCCATTCACTGCTGCAGATTTATTGAAGCCTAATGCGCAACAAATTCAAATGGTGTTTGAGTGGTTCGCAGAGCTTCTTATGAACATCACACGCGAGACGGTTGAGCCGGCGATGCATGCCGCCGCTGAAGATATTTGCGGCGACTACCCCGACATCATTCCCAACGACACGCGCAACCTCATGGGTTTTTTCGTGAGCATCCGGACATTGCTTGCCGAG TGCGGCGTAAACGACTTCACCTTCACTGATCTCACAAGACCGACCCACGACCGTCTggtcaagatcttctcctACCTCATCAACTTTGTCCGTTTCCGCGAGTCGCAGACACCAGTGATAGACGAGCACTTCAACAAGACtgagaaaacaaagactCGGATTGAGCAACTCCTGGCTGAGAACCAGGAAATGCAGCAGCGCCTGGCCGAAATGCGCCGAGACCAACAAGCCAACGAAATTCAAGTTCGAGAGAAAGTCGCGCGAAACGATGCTCTTAAAGCTCGACTCCGAGAACTGGGAGCGGAGCAATCGCGCGTGGCAGAGACGCTTGATCGGGTCAAGGGGGACAGGGCACGGCGACAACAGCAGCTagaggagaaaatggagcGAACCGTCCGCGCGCGGCAGGAAGCCGAAAAATTGCGGCCTTATGTCCTCGAGTCCCCCGTCACACTTCAAACTTCATTGACCGAGCTGGCCGAGAATCTGATGCGCGAGAAGGCGCAAATCGACGCGATGGAACGGCGCGCTCGGGCGCTTCAGACCTCATCCGATACCTTCACAGTCGTTTCGAACGATGTGCAAGCGTGTGTCAAATTGCTCGAGGATATCTCCAACGAGCTtcagaaagaggaagaggaagaggcccgCGCCGCGCGAAACAAGGATGCGATCTCAGACAAGGGTAACACCGTGCGAGAAGTCGAGCAGACAGAAAAGCTCCTCCAACGCCAGCTGGCACGTTGGCAAGAACGTATCGAAGCGTTGCGCAAATCGGCTCAggaaaaggccgaggctgcACAGGTGCGGATGGAAGAGCTCCGAATCGTACAAAAGCAGCTCCGCGAAGAGCGCGCCGAAAAGCAGCGGGACATGGAACGGAGAAGAATTCGAATTGAGCAAacggagaagaag ATGGTTGATCTCAAAGAGAACATTGAAGGCGAGATTCAAGCGGCCCATGACCAGTACCTGAAGCTTGAATCCCACATCAAGCTGTATATCACCGAGATGGAGAAGTCTCTGTGA